In Rattus norvegicus strain BN/NHsdMcwi chromosome 1, GRCr8, whole genome shotgun sequence, a genomic segment contains:
- the Aldh8a1 gene encoding 2-aminomuconic semialdehyde dehydrogenase: MAGKRELLMLENFIGGKFLPCNSYIDSYDPSTGEVYCKVPNSGKEEIEVAVQAAREAFPAWSSRSPQERSLILNRVADVLEQSLEELAQAESKDQGKTLTLARTMDIPRSVLNFRFFASSIQHHVSDCTEMSHLGCMHYTVRTPVGIAGLISPWNLPLYLLTWKIAPAIAAGNTVIAKPSELTSVTAWMFCKLLDKAGVPPGVINVVFGTGPRVGEALVSHPEVPVISFTGSQPTAERITQLSAPHCKKLSLELGGKNPAIIFEDANLEECIPATVRSSFANQGEICLCTSRIFVQRSIYNEFLKRFVEATRKWKVGIPSDPSANMGALISKAHLEKVRSYVTKAHAEGAKILCGEGVDQLSLPLRNQAGYFMLPTVITDIKDESCCMTEEIFGPVTCVVPFDSEEEVIARANGVKYGLGATVWSKDVGRIHRVAKRLQSGLVWTNCWLIRELNLPFGGMKSSGIGREGAKDSYDFFTEIKTITIKY; encoded by the exons ATGGCCGGAAAAAGGGAACTTTTGATGTTGGAGAACTTTATAGGTGGAAAATTTTTACCCTGTAACTCGTATATAGATTCTTATGATCCGTCGACAGGGGAAGTGTACTGCAAAGTACCAAACAGTGGGAAGGAGGAG ATCGAAGTTGCTGTGCAGGCTGCCAGAGAGGCCTTCCCGGCCTGGTCATCCCGGAGTCCCCAGGAACGTTCTCTCATCCTGAACAGGGTGGCTGATGTGCTGGAGCAGTCCCTGGAGGAGTTAGCCCAGGCAGAATCTAAAGACCAAG GGAAAACCCTCACGCTGGCAAGGACCATGGACATTCCTCGGTCTGTCCTGAACTTCCGGTTCTTCGCTTCCTCCATCCAGCACCACGTATCGGATTGCACAGAGATGAGCCACCTGGGCTGTATGCACTACACCGTTCGTACCCCCGTGGGAATTG CTGGTTTGATCAGCCCTTGGAATTTACCGCTCTACCTGTTGACCTGGAAAATAGCTCCGGCCATCGCTGCTGGGAATACCGTGATAGCCAAGCCCAGCGAGCTGACTTCTGTGACTGCTTGGATGTTTTGTAAACTCCTAGATAAAGCAG GTGTGCCACCAGGTGTGATCAATGTTGTGTTCGGAACAGGGCCGAGGGTTGGTGAGGCCCTCGTGTCCCACCCAGAGGTCCCCGTGATCTCCTTCACGGGGAGCCAGCCCACAGCTGAACGGATTACCCAGCTAAGTGCCCCCCACTGCAAGAAGCTCTCCCTGGAGCTAGGAGGCAAGAACCCTGCCATCATTTTTGAGGATGCCAACCTGGAGGAGTGCATCCCAGCAACCGTGAGATCCAGCTTCGCCAACCAG GGGGAGATCTGCCTTTGTACCAGCAGGATCTTTGTCCAGAGGAGCATCTATAATGAATTTCTGAAGAGGTTTGTGGAAGCTACCAGAAAGTGGAAAGTTGGCATTCCTTCCGATCCATCAGCCAACATGGGTGCTTTAATAAGTAAAGCACATTTGGAGAAA GTCAGAAGTTATGTAACAAAAGCTCATGCTGAGGGTGCCAAGATTCTGTGTGGTGAGGGCGTGGACCAGCTGAGCCTTCCACTCAGGAACCAGGCAGGCTACTTCATGCTTCCCACAGTGATAACGGACATTAAGGATGAGTCCTGCTGCATGACAGAAGAGATCTTTGGCCCCGTGACGTGCGTCGTCCCTTTTGATAGCGAAGAGGAAGTGATTGCAAGAGCTAACGGCGTTAAGTATGGGCTGGGGGCCACAGTATGGTCAAAGGATGTGGGGCGCATCCACAGGGTAGCTAAGAGGCTTCAGTCAGGGCTTGTCTGGACCAACTGCTGGCTCATCAGGGAGCTGAACCTGCCCTTCGGAGGGATGAAAAGCTCTGGAATAGGAAGAGAGGGAGCCAAGGACTCATATGATTTCTTTACTGAAATAAAAACCATCACCATTAAATACTGA